One genomic window of Aethina tumida isolate Nest 87 chromosome 3, icAetTumi1.1, whole genome shotgun sequence includes the following:
- the LOC109607666 gene encoding general transcription factor IIF subunit 1-like isoform X3 produces the protein MLWIISRFGAGSEFGREAKEEARRKKLGIVARKYRADDQPWILKSYGSTVKKFKGIREGGVSENTAYYVFTHAEDGAIEAFPLHEWYKFQPIQRYKALSAEEAEEEFNKRNKHLNYFSLMLRKRLKGDEDTELEEGEEKAKKGSSKKDKELKISEMDEWMESSENDSEDEEKNEEDDEENDKKKKKNKKVDPKKGKKKRDTDVEAFEESDDGDGEGRELDYISDSSESEPENTNLESVAEEKALRKLLTSDEDSENDSEKSDKEQSNDDEENKEKEGEKKEDKPDGDKKKKNKKKVKKEEKKELKKDDDDPFSSDSSTDEDVKKKKTDKKGKKEEKETGSANNSRAATPTDNKRKLINDTLAGPSVKKPKLELANYIPGSIESGITEDAVRKYLMRKPMTTTELLQKFKSKKTGLSSEQLVNIMTQILKKINPVKQTLKGKMYLSIKA, from the exons ATGCTCTGGATAATATCCag GTTTGGTGCTGGTTCAGAGTTTGGCAGAGAAGCTAAAGAAGAAGCTAGACGAAAAAAACTGGGTATAGTAGCAAGAAAATATAGGGCAGATGATCAACCATGGATATTAAAGTCATATGGTAGTACAGTTAAGAAGTTTAAAGGGATTCGAGAGGGTGGTGTTTCAGAAAATACAGCATATTATGTCTTCACACATGCTGAAGATGGAGCAATTGAAGCTTTTCCCTTACATGAATG GTATAAATTCCAACCTATACAGAGATATAAAGCTTTGTCAGCTGAAGAAGCTGAAGAAGAGTTCAATAAGCGCAACAAGCATTTGAATTACTTCTCTCTCATGTTGAGGAAGAGGCTTAAAGGTGATGAGGATACTGAATTGGAGGAGGGAGAAGAAAAAGCCAAGAAGGGATCATCAAAGAAGGATAAAG AATTGAAGATATCTGAAATGGATGAATGGATGGAGAGTTCAGAAAATGATTCTGAAGATGAGGAAAAAAATGAGGAGGATGATGAAGAAAATGataagaagaaaaagaagaataagaaag TTGATCCAAAGAAGGGAAAGAAGAAGCGTGATACTGATGTGGAGGCTTTTGAAGAATCTGATGATGGTGATGGAGAAGGGAGGGAATTAGATTATATTAGTGACAGTAGTGAGAGTGAACCTGAGAATACAAATTTGGAAAGTGTGGCTGAAGAAAAAGCTTTACGTAAACTACTTACATCAGATGAAGATTCTGAGAATGATTCTGAAAAATCTGACAAAGAACAAAGTAATGATGATGAAGAAAACAAGGAAAAGGAAGGGGAAAAGAAGGAGGACAAACCTGATGGTgataaaaaaaagaagaacAAGAAAAAGGTTAAGAAAGAGGAGAAAAAGGAACTTAAGAAag ATGATGATGATCCATTTAGTTCAGATAGTAGCACAGATGAAGatgttaaaaagaaaaaaactgaTAAGAAAggtaaaaaagaagaaaaagaaactgGAAGTGCGAATAATTCCCGTGCTGCAACACCGACTGATAATAAGAGGAAATTGATTAATGATACATTGGCTGGTCCATCTGTAAAGAAACCAAAGCTTGAGCTTGCAAATTACATCCCTGGatcaat tgAATCTGGTATTACTGAAGATGCTGTGCGGAAATATCTGATGCGTAAGCCAATGACCACAACTGAGTTATTACAGAAGTTCAAATCTAAGAAAACTGGCTTATCTAGTGAGCAATTGGTCAATATAATgacacaaattttgaaaaaaatcaatccTGTAAAACAAACTCTCAAGGGGAAAATGTATTTATCCATCAAagcataa
- the LOC109607666 gene encoding general transcription factor IIF subunit 1-like isoform X2, with protein sequence MSSSSMTSTSSGSQSKPATVQEFGIRVPKNVAKRYHVMRFNGTLDVDFEKWTQVKMERENNMKEYKGVDEDQPKFGAGSEFGREAKEEARRKKLGIVARKYRADDQPWILKSYGSTVKKFKGIREGGVSENTAYYVFTHAEDGAIEAFPLHEWYKFQPIQRYKALSAEEAEEEFNKRNKHLNYFSLMLRKRLKGDEDTELEEGEEKAKKGSSKKDKELKISEMDEWMESSENDSEDEEKNEEDDEENDKKKKKNKKVDPKKGKKKRDTDVEAFEESDDGDGEGRELDYISDSSESEPENTNLESVAEEKALRKLLTSDEDSENDSEKSDKEQSNDDEENKEKEGEKKEDKPDGDKKKKNKKKVKKEEKKELKKDDDDPFSSDSSTDEDVKKKKTDKKGKKEEKETGSANNSRAATPTDNKRKLINDTLAGPSVKKPKLELANYIPGSIESGITEDAVRKYLMRKPMTTTELLQKFKSKKTGLSSEQLVNIMTQILKKINPVKQTLKGKMYLSIKA encoded by the exons ATGTCGTCGTCATCAATGACAAGCACAAGTTCTGGTTCCCAGTCAAAG ccAGCCACGGTTCAGGAATTTGGTATTCGTGTACCGAAAAATGTCGCCAAACGGTATCATGTTATGCGATTCAATGGCACCCTGGACGtggattttgaaaaatggacACAAGTTAAAATGGAACGAGAGAACAACATGAAAGAATACAAAGGCGTTGATGAAGACCAGCccaa GTTTGGTGCTGGTTCAGAGTTTGGCAGAGAAGCTAAAGAAGAAGCTAGACGAAAAAAACTGGGTATAGTAGCAAGAAAATATAGGGCAGATGATCAACCATGGATATTAAAGTCATATGGTAGTACAGTTAAGAAGTTTAAAGGGATTCGAGAGGGTGGTGTTTCAGAAAATACAGCATATTATGTCTTCACACATGCTGAAGATGGAGCAATTGAAGCTTTTCCCTTACATGAATG GTATAAATTCCAACCTATACAGAGATATAAAGCTTTGTCAGCTGAAGAAGCTGAAGAAGAGTTCAATAAGCGCAACAAGCATTTGAATTACTTCTCTCTCATGTTGAGGAAGAGGCTTAAAGGTGATGAGGATACTGAATTGGAGGAGGGAGAAGAAAAAGCCAAGAAGGGATCATCAAAGAAGGATAAAG AATTGAAGATATCTGAAATGGATGAATGGATGGAGAGTTCAGAAAATGATTCTGAAGATGAGGAAAAAAATGAGGAGGATGATGAAGAAAATGataagaagaaaaagaagaataagaaag TTGATCCAAAGAAGGGAAAGAAGAAGCGTGATACTGATGTGGAGGCTTTTGAAGAATCTGATGATGGTGATGGAGAAGGGAGGGAATTAGATTATATTAGTGACAGTAGTGAGAGTGAACCTGAGAATACAAATTTGGAAAGTGTGGCTGAAGAAAAAGCTTTACGTAAACTACTTACATCAGATGAAGATTCTGAGAATGATTCTGAAAAATCTGACAAAGAACAAAGTAATGATGATGAAGAAAACAAGGAAAAGGAAGGGGAAAAGAAGGAGGACAAACCTGATGGTgataaaaaaaagaagaacAAGAAAAAGGTTAAGAAAGAGGAGAAAAAGGAACTTAAGAAag ATGATGATGATCCATTTAGTTCAGATAGTAGCACAGATGAAGatgttaaaaagaaaaaaactgaTAAGAAAggtaaaaaagaagaaaaagaaactgGAAGTGCGAATAATTCCCGTGCTGCAACACCGACTGATAATAAGAGGAAATTGATTAATGATACATTGGCTGGTCCATCTGTAAAGAAACCAAAGCTTGAGCTTGCAAATTACATCCCTGGatcaat tgAATCTGGTATTACTGAAGATGCTGTGCGGAAATATCTGATGCGTAAGCCAATGACCACAACTGAGTTATTACAGAAGTTCAAATCTAAGAAAACTGGCTTATCTAGTGAGCAATTGGTCAATATAATgacacaaattttgaaaaaaatcaatccTGTAAAACAAACTCTCAAGGGGAAAATGTATTTATCCATCAAagcataa
- the LOC109607666 gene encoding general transcription factor IIF subunit 1-like isoform X1, translated as MSSSSMTSTSSGSQSKPATVQEFGIRVPKNVAKRYHVMRFNGTLDVDFEKWTQVKMERENNMKEYKGVDEDQPKFGAGSEFGREAKEEARRKKLGIVARKYRADDQPWILKSYGSTVKKFKGIREGGVSENTAYYVFTHAEDGAIEAFPLHEWYKFQPIQRYKALSAEEAEEEFNKRNKHLNYFSLMLRKRLKGDEDTELEEGEEKAKKGSSKKDKELKISEMDEWMESSENDSEDEEKNEEDDEENDKKKKKNKKVDPKKGKKKRDTDVEAFEESDDGDGEGRELDYISDSSESEPENTNLESVAEEKALRKLLTSDEDSENDSEKSDKEQSNDDEENKEKEGEKKEDKPDGDKKKKNKKKVKKEEKKELKKGNEIIISQNNCNKNVPSSIDDDDPFSSDSSTDEDVKKKKTDKKGKKEEKETGSANNSRAATPTDNKRKLINDTLAGPSVKKPKLELANYIPGSIESGITEDAVRKYLMRKPMTTTELLQKFKSKKTGLSSEQLVNIMTQILKKINPVKQTLKGKMYLSIKA; from the exons ATGTCGTCGTCATCAATGACAAGCACAAGTTCTGGTTCCCAGTCAAAG ccAGCCACGGTTCAGGAATTTGGTATTCGTGTACCGAAAAATGTCGCCAAACGGTATCATGTTATGCGATTCAATGGCACCCTGGACGtggattttgaaaaatggacACAAGTTAAAATGGAACGAGAGAACAACATGAAAGAATACAAAGGCGTTGATGAAGACCAGCccaa GTTTGGTGCTGGTTCAGAGTTTGGCAGAGAAGCTAAAGAAGAAGCTAGACGAAAAAAACTGGGTATAGTAGCAAGAAAATATAGGGCAGATGATCAACCATGGATATTAAAGTCATATGGTAGTACAGTTAAGAAGTTTAAAGGGATTCGAGAGGGTGGTGTTTCAGAAAATACAGCATATTATGTCTTCACACATGCTGAAGATGGAGCAATTGAAGCTTTTCCCTTACATGAATG GTATAAATTCCAACCTATACAGAGATATAAAGCTTTGTCAGCTGAAGAAGCTGAAGAAGAGTTCAATAAGCGCAACAAGCATTTGAATTACTTCTCTCTCATGTTGAGGAAGAGGCTTAAAGGTGATGAGGATACTGAATTGGAGGAGGGAGAAGAAAAAGCCAAGAAGGGATCATCAAAGAAGGATAAAG AATTGAAGATATCTGAAATGGATGAATGGATGGAGAGTTCAGAAAATGATTCTGAAGATGAGGAAAAAAATGAGGAGGATGATGAAGAAAATGataagaagaaaaagaagaataagaaag TTGATCCAAAGAAGGGAAAGAAGAAGCGTGATACTGATGTGGAGGCTTTTGAAGAATCTGATGATGGTGATGGAGAAGGGAGGGAATTAGATTATATTAGTGACAGTAGTGAGAGTGAACCTGAGAATACAAATTTGGAAAGTGTGGCTGAAGAAAAAGCTTTACGTAAACTACTTACATCAGATGAAGATTCTGAGAATGATTCTGAAAAATCTGACAAAGAACAAAGTAATGATGATGAAGAAAACAAGGAAAAGGAAGGGGAAAAGAAGGAGGACAAACCTGATGGTgataaaaaaaagaagaacAAGAAAAAGGTTAAGAAAGAGGAGAAAAAGGAACTTAAGAAaggtaatgaaataataatatcacaaAATAACTGTAATAAGAATGTTCCTTCTTCCATAGATGATGATGATCCATTTAGTTCAGATAGTAGCACAGATGAAGatgttaaaaagaaaaaaactgaTAAGAAAggtaaaaaagaagaaaaagaaactgGAAGTGCGAATAATTCCCGTGCTGCAACACCGACTGATAATAAGAGGAAATTGATTAATGATACATTGGCTGGTCCATCTGTAAAGAAACCAAAGCTTGAGCTTGCAAATTACATCCCTGGatcaat tgAATCTGGTATTACTGAAGATGCTGTGCGGAAATATCTGATGCGTAAGCCAATGACCACAACTGAGTTATTACAGAAGTTCAAATCTAAGAAAACTGGCTTATCTAGTGAGCAATTGGTCAATATAATgacacaaattttgaaaaaaatcaatccTGTAAAACAAACTCTCAAGGGGAAAATGTATTTATCCATCAAagcataa